The nucleotide sequence CTATAACTGCTTGAAGAAAAACATCGatgatttgaaataattcagGAATTCCTCTTGGTACGTATGTTTGTAATAAGATAACATAAATTAACCACAAAGAGCATTATCGACTTATATCGTCACAATTTATGAGCACTAATTAAAGGGTTTAGGGAGAATCTCTCCTCTGATTTGCACGTCTCAGGCACCCTTTCGGGTAGGTAGAGTTTAAACGACAAGCTGGTCTCATTAAGATATGAAGCGAACTAACAGCTTCCACCAGTCGCCGGCTTGTCGTGCACGTACCATTTCACTGCAAGTTCTATAAACTACAAAGCAGGGACGGATCGCCTTATGACTCACAGAAACTAGGTTATAATAACCTCAAcatatttcgatttcattaaaattaaactaACTTAATGAGTTTCTACGATATGCCATTAACagtatacgtatgcatatatatataaatataaatatataaatatcctcTTTAATTGCTATCGAAGTAAAATTCTTTACTttcacaaaaattattattaccgtCTATCGTATTTTAACAtcacatttgaaaaaaaaaaaacaagaaaaaagatctctagtttatattatttacaaccATTGGAATCCTCGAAATGCTACACCGCTtgagaataaaatcaaagaaaattttaaacttCCGCCGCTAAAGTGTAGTACATGGTTGCTACGCTCAGACTTTCGATACTTCTGTTCTTGAAAGTAACTTGTCCCAAACTATAAGACAATAAAGATAAGagaatatttctctttgctcCTCTTGTTTTCAGACGCAGAAGTTAGTAGGTATACTACAAatggaaattttcaaaatgatattaaaagaagttcttcttcttctctcctcccccccccctctctctctcttttaagaTGAGCACGAATACAgtgaaaaatcaaaattagtTAATAATGCGATACAAACCAGAGTCGACGGATTAAGATAATTAAGTTTCACGGTGAgcgtgttattattaaaaatactttatcCTAATAATCTTATTAAACCACTGTACGATTATTACGACGCAAAGaacgttaaataatattatgggGAAACCGTGTTTGAACGTGTGCATCGACGTTGTTAACCATCAACAATTAGGATGAACGTTGTGAAGAAGAAGTAACGGAGTATGGGTAAGTAATGGATGGAAAGAAACTTGGCCATTTCATTGTAAACCATCATTATCAGATACTTAACGTACGCGACGAGAATGGAAAGTAGACGACAAGATGTACTCGCACCTGCGTGCCCCATTAAAACGTACTGTTAAGTATTAACGAGGATCTTTATGACAGGGTAACGCGTCCAACGCGTCTCTTTCGTATAATTACCACATGGAatatcattttcctttttctcctcttaaTCCATTAGAAAATCAGAGGAAGGGACGATTCTTCGGACGACATAAATTTTACAACATGTTTACATCTACTTCGAAATAAATACTATTAGGGCTTTCGTATAGATAGAATCTTTTCAAAAGAAACTACTACTCTACATAGTTAGTTACCATCACCCGGAAATCCACACTGGGAGCTGAGAAAGAATCCCTCGTTAGACAGAACTTCTACACAAAGTACGGGCTAAATAAATCCGAATCTACCGGCCCAATCTTCTTTAGATCCAGGTTCCAAAGATACTCCGAGTCCGAACTTTGAAATCCtctcgagaagaaagaaaaggaagaaagagagtcaTTTTCCTTGTTTCTGATTTCGAAAGGGAGATGGTGgtaatatagagaaagaggatgtgGGTGGTcgtgagaaaagagagagagatagagagagaaagaggaaggggtAGTTTCGAGTCGCGAAATAAGCCAAGAGAAGAGTACCATATCGTTCGATAAGCGACGCTCTCTGCGATAGGGTAGAgggggaggagggggaggaggaggaggagaaggaggagaaagaagaggagaaagggaagggGGAGGCTCGCTCCACCCCCGATCTCTCTACGACTGACTCGGTGGGTCCACGCGGCACAAAGGCCTAATTACCCATAAATTCGCTGATTTACGGCGGTCTAGAAatgtaaatatgaaatatgaaaatgagGACGGCGGTAATAAAAGTGATGTACGGGGCTCCGTAGGGTCGTTCATGAAGGCGTCCATCATCGTGCTTGACGGGCTTCTTTGTCTGGTAGCGGCAGCCGAGAGCCATTTCGTTCTCTTCCctctcctatctctctctctctctctctctttctctctctttctctctcttttgcctatctatctttctctctctatctcttttgcctatctttctctctctctctctatctcttctctcgtctGCTCGCGTTTACCGCGACGAAAAGGACGTATTCGCGATTCGCACGCGAGTTCTATCCATCCCTCTCTCCTTTAACTACTCACCCCTTCACTCCTCTACTCatcacttttcttcttcgcgcGTGAAAAAAATCACTCCGTCTTGTCTTTCCATGCCGACGCTACATCTTTGATTCATGGACCACGACGCGTGCCGATTAgtcttttcgctttttttatcgttaactAGTTAAGTCGGAGAAGCTTATCGTGTTCTCGGTCTTTCTTACCCTTGCCAGCGTGacttatgtatttacgtatgtatttgtatgtatgtatatatatatatatatatatatatatatatatatatacatatattgtatatatgtggtatatatacttatgacgtatatacgattatccctatctatatataggtgtgtatatatatgtacctatatttAAGACGTCgacaatatagatatataaactttCTGCAAACTCGTTAACTTCGCCATCGACTTCTCGATTTTACCGATCGCTTTTGCTCATAATAAAGCCAAAAAAGAGGTACCTTGTTAGTTGGAACGAAAAGAACCTCGATGATCGACAAATCCTACCGGCTCGACATCGAGCATCATTTTGTCTCATTTTTAATAACGGAGAAACGCGTGAGAGAACACTTTGAGAAACGACCGTGAGGGAccttaaataaaatcattcgcGATGTAACGTACGAAGCGAACTTAATCCAAGAGCGCTGCGGGTAACTTAAGTAAAAATTGGACATGTTTATCGCGATGGCCTTTTACCGAGAGCGCCTCTCGATCGCCGGGAGGCTTCGCGTTAACCGGATTAACCGGTTTTCCGAATGATGCACGTCCGAcgtgacaataataattatttgtagtTCTCAGCAGATATGACTCGTCGAATAGTACGAGCCTAATTAAGGTTAGGTGTGGAAAACCCATCTAGATCGAAACGATTGAACGTTCGAAACAACTTTCATAAAAGCTTAATATCGAATAGAAGAGGCTAAGAGTCAATGGAAACGAAACttcgatcgtagaaaaaaaatttttctgacactcgtcgaaataaaaaaaattcacacTAGAACTGTCGAGTCCGCCGACCGAGTAGAATACCGTATGATTGTCAATCAGTGGTGCAAATCGTGAAATTTTATCGGCGACctgttatatagaaaaaaaaagaagaaaaaaagaaaccaaaaaataaaaaaaaaattaaaaaaaaagaacacaaaaaAAACGATTACACGCGATCGTTGCACAAAAAACTTTAGCAAACCATGGCGGTGTATATTGAACAATTCGCGAAAATAAATGGCAAAGCGAGCGCACCGATCTGTGCGCGATATTCGTTGGTCGTATAATTGGACATGAATTCGTTTCCGGCCCGATAAATCATCGTGACATCCAAAGCTGCGCATATCCAATGCACTGTATACTATCAGAAAAGATAGAACGCTCTATCGTTTTATCCGCTCATCGCTTTATTTGTGTTTAGAGCGGAAGATATAGTTTTAATACAGGTAGGTCCCGCTTTTCGGACTCTCGATTCTTTACgagtttgtttgttttaaataatgtaatatatgtaaaaaaagaagacaagcaaaagaaaagaatctatTCGAACTGTAAGAAGatattcatttgaaaaaaataaatgtttatatcacAAACGTAAAACACGTATAAACACGAAGTACAAGCAAACGATACGAtacgtaaaaatattcatttaaaaagcaCAAACTTCGCTAATATAAAAACGTGTAATAGATTACTTATATACTCATGtacgagagaaataagaaaactaTTGTTCGGAACAGTTTTTACGATCATTTATTCTTCGAAAATCGTGGATTAGGAATTTCTTAGAAATTCTTAGGCGTTTAAATAGGCGATaaatccataaaaaaaaaatacacacacacacacgcagaCATACACAAGACCACCGATCTTAGGAGAAAGTAAACTGAAGAATCAAGGCAATGCGTTAGCTAACCAATCGTCGTCTAATCATTCGCTCTCCTCGCCACTAAATCCCCTCCACTAAATGTCTAAAAATGTATCTTACCTGTGCTAAGTAAAACGAGGGTGAGTTTAGTTCGTCTAAAAGAGCTCCGACGTGTAACAGCATCGAACTAAAAAGTTTGATTTAAGACTCGTTGCATACTATAGATCACTCATTTGCGATCAGATCGATGAAAGATCGAAAAACTAAGTGATCGAACTCGATGACTCGAATTTGTATAACATAATGCATGGTCTCACGTTAGTAACAAATTTATGTACAATCGATGGAGACAGCCATCTTGAATTTTTTGAAGATTACCATTTGTTAGTGTCTGGTCTCCAAAAAAACTTTCTTACAGTTCAAACTCGTAATTAAATGTGTTTTATTGATCATGGCGAGTCACTCGAATTTTTCTGTTTACCACGAACGAGTACATACTCATATATTCCCTTGAATTTAATAATCACAATCAACGATCTGCTCGCAGCGCACAATCCATTCCAACGTTTTGTGTAACGATAAgtgattcgttttattttattttctttcgttttcttaagatatattatactttaataatcGCTAACGAAgttaaagttaaattaaactcttactctcttaaaaaaaaatccagcTTTTATCAATCAGATTCTTATAACAAATACGTTGATTGGCCGCTTCTTATTAAAACTAACGCAGCGTATAcgtatttttgattattcctAATCGAATCTAACACTGAAATTTACGATGCAAgaggaatataattttaagaaaaataaattcacacGCGTTAACGGGATCGTGAATGCTTCTTCATGGACGTCTAACACAGAACTATCTAAGTCGAATAATATGGAAGGAAATATACGAAAACCAAACCAAACATATTTACTTCGTTTCTAAtgtttttcaagaaatttctGAGAACTGGATAGCAACAATATCATCGCCagtatcgaaagaaaattaaatagacTCGACTTGTAAACAAACTACAAATAGTTCGTCTTAGTCCACGCTGTTGATTAAACCAACGTCGGGTAAGTAAATCCACAATTTTCACGCAATTATTAAAATGCAtgcgattattaaaattattttcgaatttacACCGAGTGAGAAACGTTTACGCTATACGTTCGTCGTGTtactaacaaaaaaattatttcgtcgcaacgttaaatattcgaaaataataataacgaaaatcaTAAACTATTCTAACCTTCTATTCAACGCCCATATTTCCACGATCGCAAATGCACTTTCGATTATCTCCGAATTCCAATTCAAggttataaaaatcatattcgAAACTCTCGAAAATCTCAAGTATTTGATTGACAAACTTGGAATGATTCGATCAAAAAATGAACCATTAATAATAAGCTATTCAAACCTTTAAGCCAATCTacttaagaatatttatttaaattaaagaaatacgaTTGCTCGTCTTCGAACTATTTGGAAAACTCGTAATTTTTGGTACTTACGTTTATTTTGATGTTTTTGCTCGAAGATCGTTGCGTTATACATGTATTTCTTGTTTATCACATCGATCTGGTGAAAGCAATAAAACATTAGATAgacattatttcattttaatcattatatattatatcacaaAGCTTGATAAATCGTATTAAGTGTAATATGATATCTTTCGATATATGCGTAAATTACCTTCCAATGGCTTCTGAGTTCCCGAAATATTATGTAACCTTCAAATAACACataattagattattattttcacgtACTTTTATAATTCCTCTAAggtttcttaataaatatataccgattaagattaattcttttattaatttttcgcCGTatgatttaacaattttatacgaataagAAGTAAAACGATATGAAAAACTAACGAAACGATTTGAACGTTCGAACGCTTTATAAAACTACtgaaataaaacatttgaATTACGAATACAAACGAATAAGAATAACGCCCTCTATAAGGGAAGTATTATATAGGTTCACATCAGATTGAGTTAGTcaatttaaattatgtttttCGGTCTGGTACTTTAACTATATTCgtagaattaaaataatttataataatgttgaGAACTACGttggatgagagagaaaaacagttACTGGAATTAAACGATTTCAACAAAAATATCAGTCAAGAAATCGCCAATATAACCTCTACTTTAGGATGGACAGTAGAAAGTATATCATGTGATGTATGTGAAATAGCGATTATTCGATTGTGATTTATTTCCAGGATAAGAGTAATATAAATCGATCATTGTTTttgtatagaataaaaatttcttaacgTGTCCATACGATCCATCACATCGCATTACAGAAGAATGTCTCGACACACATCTACCTGCCTGTCAATGGAAAGCAGAAGGTTATGGAAAATTCAACATTCCATTTCCAGAATCAGCTTTACCACCAAATGCTCCATCGAGTATCCAGTTGGGTTAGTGTAATAGAATTTCTGATTATGTACAATATCGATTATGTTccaattgaaatataatcgtatattaacgattctatgtattatatgttatagaCGAAGAATTACAAGATGAAATCTTACGACACGCAAAAGAACAAAATCCAGAAATGAAAACAGGTTGGTCCTAGATCAAGTAAACAGAAATCAATGCTTTTTTGTATCTTAAATCGTTTGATCTTTTCCAGAAGATTATGAATGTTATACTTGGCACGGACTcaatatatatcctttttcatATCCTTTGctgaatgtacatatatcgataatagatCATACTttccattattaaaataatttaattactatcagttcgattaattattctttatcttgTATAAAGTAATATTGTTATACTCTTTAATTGATCACAGTTatcttctatataatttttcttgacACTTATACCAGGTTTGGGTCAACGATTAATTCCACATACATCTGACAGACTCACCTCAGATTTTACTAGCGATGAGAGGAAGGCACTGTACGAATATGTGATTGCTCATACCGTTAAACCTGATATAGGTCATGATATTGCTGATATAAATAAACCGTAAGTTTCATAAAGCAAcgaatataaacatttttattttattatttgtattaaagtcttttgtatcattcttttagaaaaccacaagataaagataataaagaaatgtcTCTTTTGGAAATGCTTGTACAAGAACGCAATCTAAAAAGGCGTAGAGCCAAGCATAGAGGTGTGCacactaataaaaaatctcatATAGAAATTCTTAGAGAAGTTATAAATCAGCAAATggagatatatacagaatatattttagaacAAAAAGATGCTGCTGTAACAAGAAGTGCATATAGTTCTGAACAAGACTTAAATACATATTCAGATAAACAGAAATTAATTGTAACTAATCGTTATGAAAAGCCATCAGCATCCACTCACTTCTCTCAGAATGAAAAGAATGGTCAAcgtataaatacgatatatgaTCGCCGGCAAGAAagtacgataaataaaaattactctGAATCTATAAAGTATAAGAAATATGAGAAACGTTTATCAGATTCAAAggaaaaaccaaaaaagaataaacgaagTGAACATAGGCACCGATCTCGTTCTAGAGATTATAAATCACATAAAAAACATAAACATAAATCAAAAGATAGtcacataaagaaaaaacataaatcTCGATATTATGATAGATCATCACAAGAAAGAGGTCATTCGAAATATAGAGATATTAGAACAAAGGATTCATATTACACAAAAGATCGATaggtatttataataatatgtatcacgtaatttatttataataattcatttaagaATTACACTTAAGAAAAAGTGTATTATCCATTTGTgtagaatattaaattaaaattcattaaaattattatacaatactCAGAAAATAttcctaatttttttatacctttaaaaaattattcataacaataaaaattatggatTGGATGATTTACAATGGTAAAGTTTAGATGCATAGAATTATATTCTGCACTTTCTGAGTGATATTTTGATTGTGAATGATTAGTAAATAGGCTTATATTATCtcttctatttaatattttatgcgTGGTAGGTTGCAGGATTTATAATTAGTCCTACTTCTGTAACAGAGtttgtaatatttgttatttcatgTATTTCacttatattattcatttgatTTGAAGATTCAACTTCAGTTCTATCATATTCGCCTTTATACAGTCTTTCATTCTTATAGTAATATATCGCACTgcatttatatgttattaataattttttaacatcaTAATAAGATAGTCTATCTCTTTGACCAATTTCCATGCCATTTATCTATATGAAAATAGTTCATAGAaatatagaaggaaaaaatagtaatgtaaaaaaatatatatgtgtgtatgtacctTGGGTATTATTGTTGCTAAGGATTTGCTTTTAGAAAAAGCTGTCATTGAATAATGCATTATACTATCATAATCATATGGTAATCCATAATCAGTTACTGTATTAGTATTTAAcagtttaaaattaaatttagttcctgggaatagaaaagaaataaaatataaatatatactcatctaatgaaaatatcagatattttctattgtttacaatatctataaattaaaatcaatgcTAGAGTTATTATAATGGTAATTACCTTCTCTAATGTTTTCCcacaatatataaatgtgttgATCACGATCTGGTCTCATATGTTCATGATAAGCACCTAATGTATGTAACATTTCATGAAGAGCATGACCTATTATATCAAAacataaatttacatttaaatttagAACACTCGGACCACCAAATAAATTACGTCCTAAATCAGAATAACATCCACTTTTGTTTCCTACGATGTTAACCCAACTTTCAACTGAATATTGTCCGTTTTCATTTGGATAAATTCGCTGGAATTGAATACACGTTTTTTCCATTAGTATCATCATTGCTTTTTGCAGAACAGAAAATTGTTGCGGactgttttctataataaaatacaaatatccTCAAAATTATGTCTattaaataggaaaaaaaattatttaattcatataaattataaataaataataatagctatatacaaaattaatttaccaATAGCTTCATctatagtataatatactatTCCATTTGgccataataattttttaaatgatgtGATTGTTTTTCgagtatttaatatttgaatatctCCTTCATGATGCATACCTTCCTCAGGATTGTCATATTTTGACCAAGTATcaacttaaaaaataattaaaatttattttataattttacacacacatatatatatatatcccataTTACTCACGTTTATAACTAATAGATGTTTGAGtcatatttgattttaaactTCGCCTTATCGTATTCCGACGATCATGATTTGGAAGTAATTTTACGTTATTAGGTAAgcaaataatagaaaaaatcacGGGTacaaaaataaacgaagagaaaaaattccaCATATTGAAAAGTACCGCTCCGAATCGATCACTGCAAGCAActtatttgaattttacatTGTGACTACGTCTTTGAAATCACGCCTTCGGTTGAAGCGTACGGTAACAAAATTTAACGGTTTAATAagcatttcattttattgtacTTTACAATCTTGCTTTTCAATGTAGTGTTTCAtgtataaatatcttattgattatctatattgaaataaattaataatcaaaaattcatactgaataaaaattaatttcattataatcttcaatattctaataaaaatattcgaaactatatttgatataatataataacgatcataatttaacaatatcaTTGGAATTATtgcgaaaagaaaacgtatattataaatcaacgTGTGTGCCATTTTAAGAGGATGTGTGTTCATGTTGATTTGATTCTATGCCTAACTACCGATATGCCAATTTGCCCGTTCGATTTTATTCACTGTACGTTAAGTCGTATAAAACATcgtaacaaagtttctttattaaaattataatcggGAATTCGTCATGCATAAGGACGTAATAGTTACATGTTATCattgaatgaaacaaatatgtaaataaaaacgtCTGATTATTCACGCGTGATTTTAACTTCTAATAATAAGATGAATTGACTTTGGAAATATTGATAGCACTTTTTCATAGatataaagtatttatttattttttttttgcattataTCACAAAtccgtataaaatatatatgtttgttacagataacattatttaaataatttctctgtTATGTTTATTACAActtaacattaaaatatattgttattaatttttaattattattgctttttttcatttccaaaaAAGCCAGGATTGAGGAAACAGTATTTATGAAAACCCTTCGTTTCAACCACTACTGTTTGACAACCACCAGAATGTGTCACATTTTTCAGCCTTGAATCGACCTATGAATTGATATAAGTTTTTCgtaacttatttatatttagattacatatatatatatatatatatatatatatatatatatatatatatattaattatttcgatatttaatacttactaattttaataaatcacaCAGATGATGGTCATGAGCATAATTCATAAAAACCTcacaaaatatttgtataaaccAACTACCagttatattatttcgaaaggCAACATATCCTGGTAATGTAGCATATGCAATTAAGAAATCAGAATAATTTCTAGTTGGTTTTTCTCTAAGAATGTATCTAGGATTGTTCATAACTGTATGATTGTCAGATGAATCCGTTACCTGTTCAGGTATATGTGTAATGGTTTGTCTTTTGTCACCTCTAAAAAAGATTCTCTCAGTAACATAATTTTATGccattttagatatatataatatatcaagatttattattattttaataatcttctaaataaaatatttttattgttagacATACGTACCGacataattgaaaaataaatacttttgGCTTTTCTGCTAAGTAAGGACAAGCTTCTGATGTGAAACAGTCTATGATATCTGAACAAAAGACTTTTGTATATTTACGTTCATAGTAATGATCTACACCTTCTATTTCTGTGtaattctcttctccttttttaccATGACTACTAATAATTACAAAGCACGAGTCAACATTTTGTAAATCTTTACGCTGTGAAAATGTTTTAACACGATCCATAATTTGCTGTAAAATaggttaattttatttcaattttagcTAAAGAAATTCATAACTacataaacagaaaaaatcaaattatgaatttatataaatataataaataaaacataaattctataaatatttagttataaataatgctaaaatatattattttaatattattatactactttttattactttctttctctgtctctttcttgtaatatttttggtaattattatttattactataccTGTCCTGTCAAATTGCTATATGTTTCAACAGAAAATCCCATTTCTTCAAACAATTTTTGAAGATTTATTTCATCGTGTATTGCTGACTTTCTAGGTTTTTGTATATTAGgattataatcaatatttgtAATGATTAAAACCAATCCACGAGGATTACT is from Vespula vulgaris chromosome 22, iyVesVulg1.1, whole genome shotgun sequence and encodes:
- the LOC127071618 gene encoding U11/U12 small nuclear ribonucleoprotein 48 kDa protein-like — its product is MLRTTLDEREKQLLELNDFNKNISQEIANITSTLGWTVESISCDNKNFLTCPYDPSHRITEECLDTHLPACQWKAEGYGKFNIPFPESALPPNAPSSIQLDEELQDEILRHAKEQNPEMKTGLGQRLIPHTSDRLTSDFTSDERKALYEYVIAHTVKPDIGHDIADINKPKPQDKDNKEMSLLEMLVQERNLKRRRAKHRGVHTNKKSHIEILREVINQQMEIYTEYILEQKDAAVTRSAYSSEQDLNTYSDKQKLIVTNRYEKPSASTHFSQNEKNGQRINTIYDRRQESTINKNYSESIKYKKYEKRLSDSKEKPKKNKRSEHRHRSRSRDYKSHKKHKHKSKDSHIKKKHKSRYYDRSSQERGHSKYRDIRTKDSYYTKDR
- the LOC127071616 gene encoding caspase Dronc-like codes for the protein MSHAFVLVILQRFCGTLFLCNIYFTMNSEHRRRIDLYCDIIVPKLNIMKLWPKLLENGIFNIDDINISTWKRNFDKEETVKSIWLTIKTRGPFAFQNLLLSLQQSDHEELAEMLDKRSDENTEINDNYFSRIKDTAEPLQIKVRKAKEFSSGPINSIIKTYRMRSNPRGLVLIITNIDYNPNIQKPRKSAIHDEINLQKLFEEMGFSVETYSNLTGQQIMDRVKTFSQRKDLQNVDSCFVIISSHGKKGEENYTEIEGVDHYYERKYTKVFCSDIIDCFTSEACPYLAEKPKVFIFQLCRGDKRQTITHIPEQVTDSSDNHTVMNNPRYILREKPTRNYSDFLIAYATLPGYVAFRNNITGSWFIQIFCEVFMNYAHDHHLCDLLKLVDSRLKNVTHSGGCQTVVVETKGFHKYCFLNPGFFGNEKKQ
- the LOC127071621 gene encoding astacin-like metalloprotease toxin 1 yields the protein MWNFFSSFIFVPVIFSIICLPNNVKLLPNHDRRNTIRRSLKSNMTQTSISYKLDTWSKYDNPEEGMHHEGDIQILNTRKTITSFKKLLWPNGIVYYTIDEAIENSPQQFSVLQKAMMILMEKTCIQFQRIYPNENGQYSVESWVNIVGNKSGCYSDLGRNLFGGPSVLNLNVNLCFDIIGHALHEMLHTLGAYHEHMRPDRDQHIYILWENIREGTKFNFKLLNTNTVTDYGLPYDYDSIMHYSMTAFSKSKSLATIIPKINGMEIGQRDRLSYYDVKKLLITYKCSAIYYYKNERLYKGEYDRTEVESSNQMNNISEIHEITNITNSVTEVGLIINPATYHA